The following are encoded in a window of Methanobrevibacter ruminantium M1 genomic DNA:
- a CDS encoding glycosyltransferase family 2 protein produces the protein MSNEISQNTEGIFLVVPAYNEERTVSQIIECIAERGYNVVLVNDGSADSTLELATESKRKYPDKIFVVSHVINRGLGAALKTGMMVALNKGAKYIITFDADGQHEISDIPNVCKPLQDGEADAVIGSRPFEDMPLSKSFANLVMNALTFIFYGRNVKDSQSGLRAFTAEAAEKIDVVSTGYGVSSEFIKEISDKNLRLAEVTITTIYTPETQHKGTDAIVGLKILGKMVIDLFRI, from the coding sequence ATGTCAAATGAAATTTCACAAAACACAGAAGGAATATTTTTAGTGGTTCCTGCATATAATGAGGAGCGAACCGTATCCCAAATCATAGAATGCATTGCAGAGAGGGGATACAATGTAGTTCTAGTCAATGACGGCTCTGCAGACAGTACCCTCGAATTGGCAACAGAATCCAAAAGAAAGTATCCTGATAAGATATTTGTTGTCTCCCATGTAATCAACAGAGGCTTGGGAGCTGCCTTAAAGACTGGAATGATGGTTGCACTTAATAAGGGAGCCAAATACATAATAACCTTTGATGCAGACGGCCAGCATGAAATCAGCGATATTCCAAATGTCTGCAAGCCTTTGCAGGATGGAGAGGCTGATGCAGTAATCGGTTCAAGGCCTTTTGAGGACATGCCCTTGTCTAAAAGCTTTGCAAACCTTGTTATGAATGCCCTTACATTCATATTCTATGGAAGGAATGTTAAGGATTCCCAATCAGGATTGAGAGCCTTTACAGCTGAAGCTGCAGAGAAGATCGATGTGGTTTCAACAGGATATGGAGTCTCATCTGAATTCATTAAGGAAATCAGTGATAAGAATCTCAGATTGGCTGAAGTAACAATCACAACAATTTACACTCCAGAGACTCAACATAAAGGTACAGATGCAATTGTTGGCTTAAAGATATTAGGTAAAATGGTGATTGACTTATTTAGAATCTAG
- a CDS encoding DUF2304 family protein: MIIGPFRIYQILLIIVMIIAIIFMYNRVRNKRSTPATFALWVVVWMVVLFFAFAPKISDPLAGFFGFSRGLDLLIIAGFAVIAYAGFRFYIKIDNLNQNMTDLVREIAIRNEIQLDEENDE, from the coding sequence ATTATTATTGGTCCATTTAGAATTTATCAGATTTTACTAATCATTGTAATGATTATTGCCATAATCTTCATGTATAATAGGGTCCGCAATAAGAGATCAACTCCTGCAACCTTTGCATTATGGGTGGTTGTTTGGATGGTGGTCTTATTCTTTGCTTTCGCCCCTAAAATAAGTGATCCCCTAGCAGGATTCTTCGGATTCAGCAGAGGACTGGATCTATTGATTATAGCAGGATTTGCAGTAATCGCATATGCTGGATTTAGATTTTATATTAAAATCGACAATCTAAATCAGAATATGACTGATTTGGTTAGGGAAATTGCTATAAGAAATGAAATACAATTGGATGAAGAAAATGATGAATAG
- a CDS encoding (5-formylfuran-3-yl)methyl phosphate synthase yields the protein MLLLISPINHEEAVESIEGGADIVDVKNPKEGSLGANFPWVIKDIRELTPKDMLVSATLGDVPYKPGTVSLAAMGALVSGADYIKVGLYGPSNYEEGVEVMKGVVKAVKDTNPDATVVASGYADAHRVGAVSPWDIPKVAKDSGADIAMLDTAVKDGHTLFDYLDIDDCRKFTEEAHSYGLKVALAGSVKKDQLKPLYDVGCDVVGVRGAACVGGDRNTGHIDRTAVAELKELVQSFEE from the coding sequence TTGCTTTTATTAATTAGTCCTATAAATCATGAAGAAGCTGTTGAATCTATTGAAGGTGGAGCAGACATTGTTGATGTTAAAAATCCTAAAGAAGGTTCCTTAGGAGCTAATTTCCCTTGGGTAATTAAGGATATCAGAGAGCTTACCCCAAAGGATATGCTTGTAAGCGCAACTTTAGGAGATGTTCCATACAAGCCTGGAACCGTTTCTCTTGCTGCAATGGGAGCTTTAGTCTCTGGTGCAGATTATATTAAAGTCGGATTATATGGTCCAAGCAACTATGAAGAAGGCGTAGAAGTAATGAAAGGTGTAGTTAAGGCTGTAAAAGACACTAATCCTGATGCTACAGTTGTTGCTTCCGGCTATGCAGATGCTCATAGAGTTGGAGCTGTAAGTCCTTGGGACATTCCTAAGGTGGCAAAGGATTCAGGAGCAGACATTGCCATGTTAGATACAGCTGTCAAGGATGGACATACTTTATTTGATTATCTAGACATTGACGATTGTAGAAAATTCACAGAAGAAGCTCATAGCTATGGATTGAAAGTTGCCTTAGCAGGATCTGTTAAAAAAGACCAATTAAAGCCATTATATGATGTTGGCTGTGATGTAGTTGGTGTTAGAGGGGCTGCTTGTGTTGGCGGAGACAGAAACACTGGCCATATTGATAGAACTGCTGTAGCTGAATTAAAAGAGCTTGTACAATCATTTGAAGAATAG
- a CDS encoding right-handed parallel beta-helix repeat-containing protein yields the protein MICCVLLTFSTVSAIDMDGNLTASVNHLDGSHSDQSAFISQSESSKTNLNANNNLRVSSGDYDCVETMNELSNLDSKDSKDNNLSKDKTSLKSDLNSIDSDEYSLKSSLSSINSSKKSSYEDGDNEYENLEDSLDSKNKNSLSSNALGAGTSTFGDLQTMINNAQEGSTINLDGKTFIGNGSFITIKKAITINGGSATNLARFDARNLSYIFKISASNVHIKNCYFSYSTNCSVYFFGNGSSIDNCHFDYNYKHLWVAVNIKYFSLTNCNFTNGKTDMGSTAYVVADNATVKNCNFINNEASGTEQCYGAALQIGASSSGINEGYVVNCTFINNRVITTHSYSHAGALCFRPGIKVYNSTFINNYCNRMGGATTLHSDGEIMNCTFINNSAGEYGGAISTGLMADNISVNITGCTFINNYAPMGGAILIKGNNVKVTNSTFKENKARENDGGAVYILGNDALILNSTFQSNYAKNVGAGILINGSYVTVLNSSFARNNASYGAGIYVIGSNANLFSSNFTNHNVKNGSVYIKGIGAYVYNCNFASNTGENGAALYIEGSNTTLILSNFTNNNVTKDGGAIYVVGSNAKLMASNFLYNNAIPSESDIKSGLGGAVYIKGNSNTIDSSSFKYNTARNGSAIYTDGKNMNLSNDNFDRNQAWSYVLDSVIKPSSSYFNRSDILINLTLIGGNNIANAIYNTASVNDIYFYNVSYISSKGKKVTTSNEIHPVNGASNSQNGALLYQDDREDNQLVNVIVYKDPNSKSTSLSAINKNDIILNKTFTTGILGNVSLNLSSSVGKAIAPGNYLLYAKHTEDDYYKEIDEDNQFEILPLVDVAVDIVSSKDIVEYNRTNKFTVKVINNGPNNATDVQVSAVLPKGLILVSSSPSVGTYNSSTGIWTIGNLNSGVNQTLAINTRANTTGAVNYPVSVSSYEKDTNEANNKDNQSIKIPECDLLIDIASSNHSPKYSDIVNWTVTVKNNGPDDASKVVVSLGNLSGNELIYQKSTNANFNISTQTLELSKLASGSNVSFVITTKVNASNKKITVNSSVSSDTFEYNLNNNQDNDYVNVAPLCDVGITVKVSNRTANRNDLVKWTITVKNYGPDKASNVNVALSDLASLGLGLVNKSDANYASNEWNVGDLNKDASKELVISTKVNTENKNIVLKGTVNTSTYETNKANNLANDTLSVNPYCDVLIEVTASDNSANKNDVITWTVNVKNNGPNQAKDVKVSLTNMEKLGLIVQNRSFTFKDIAVLENSTFNFNKSSNIWSIGSMASGDISSMTVKTKVNCSDKVLSVEGNVSTSTYELNKANNHDDDLLTVEELCDLAVEVNASKKTANKGDIVNWTIKIKNNGPDTASDVFLTVSDLESLGMVFVNSSSKDFDSESFAWEIGELASGKGLTLILATQVDTSDETIMVEADVDTSTYELNKANNADNDSLNVNPCCDIVIDISVSDSPVNKEDIVNWTIVVTNDGPDDAKAVVVNLTDLEPLALIIMNVSESSYDNGQWTIGDLPDGESQSLIITTKANCSNDTIKLDGIVDTSTFELDKSNNHNDDILEIDPLCDLSIEISVSDSPVNNGDIVNWTIVVANDGPDGASDVIVSLSDLESLNLEILNVSEDNFNPETYEWIIGDLDNNENASLIISAKVNTSDDILDVESTVDSKTFELNKDNNYDNESLIVNPLCDLIIDISVSDSPVNTEDLVDWTITVTNDGPDMAENVKVYLNDLDALNLILVNASEDSFDGDAYQWIIGNLDNGDAVELLITTRVNASNKTIEVESAVLSDTFELNKENNYDNDTVTVNPLCDLIVVVDVSNSTINKDEVVNWTITVTNDGPDTAENVILDLSDLEDLGLIVLNVSDDSYNPESGKWIIGDLAPGETVDLIVTTQANVSNASLPVEAIVQGDTYELNKDNNHDDKLLDVNPLCDLVIEITVSNSSVNKGGTVEWTIVVYNDGPDDASDVIVTLDDLKTLGLILSNVTYGTTSMDISYDGSRLFVKDISSEDSENSDSIDESDSSSPNMLKASSKLDGVGSDLDNGELKSLKSGSYLSDDSSNDSDKASNTFDEETNLWYIGDLAKGNSISLKLLTEVNRSNDNITLPSNVDTSTYEVVKSNNFDSAIVEVLPLADNGDNESVNSSDSNGDNPLDGDGNSTSDGSNPDGDNSSDGDGNSTSDGSDPNGGNGDEPLDGDGNNSSNGSGNPDGSDSNGDNPLDGDGNSTSDGSDNSDGDNKSGDNSGNPDGSDSNGDNPLDGDGNSTSDGSGNPDGSGSSDGDNSGNSDAGEKSDDGSSDTDGSGNTDGNGSLDEDGDNDSGSGSGNYGSDLYDMYPWDDYMDNKTNDGSNKNNQGDNNSHAGKKVKNPTKKNLSNHVQAKQQKGVPMKNTGHPLALLVLTIFALFTLSYRKFKF from the coding sequence ATGATTTGCTGTGTTTTATTAACATTTTCAACTGTTAGTGCAATTGATATGGATGGAAATCTAACTGCTTCAGTTAATCATTTAGATGGCTCCCATTCAGATCAGTCTGCATTTATTTCACAGTCTGAATCTTCGAAAACAAATTTAAATGCAAATAATAATTTAAGAGTTTCTAGTGGAGATTATGATTGTGTAGAAACTATGAATGAATTGTCTAATTTAGATTCAAAGGATTCTAAAGATAATAACTTATCCAAGGATAAAACATCTTTAAAATCTGATCTAAATTCTATTGATTCAGATGAGTATTCTCTTAAATCTAGTCTTAGTTCTATTAATTCTAGTAAGAAATCTTCTTATGAAGATGGAGATAATGAATATGAGAACTTGGAGGATTCTTTAGATTCAAAGAATAAAAATTCTTTAAGTTCCAATGCTCTAGGAGCAGGCACAAGTACATTTGGCGATTTGCAAACCATGATAAACAATGCCCAAGAGGGTTCAACAATCAATCTTGATGGAAAGACATTTATCGGAAACGGCTCATTTATAACCATAAAGAAGGCCATCACCATAAACGGTGGCTCTGCTACAAACTTGGCACGATTCGATGCAAGAAACTTATCATATATATTTAAGATAAGCGCATCCAACGTCCATATAAAGAACTGTTATTTCTCATACAGTACCAACTGTTCCGTATATTTCTTTGGAAATGGATCCTCAATAGATAATTGCCATTTCGACTACAATTATAAGCACCTGTGGGTTGCTGTAAACATCAAGTACTTCTCACTTACAAACTGCAATTTCACAAATGGAAAGACAGATATGGGAAGTACCGCATATGTGGTAGCAGACAATGCCACTGTGAAAAACTGCAATTTCATCAACAATGAAGCAAGCGGAACCGAACAATGTTACGGTGCTGCATTGCAGATAGGGGCTTCATCCTCAGGCATAAATGAAGGATATGTGGTAAATTGCACCTTCATAAACAATAGGGTTATCACCACCCATAGCTATTCCCATGCAGGAGCGCTATGCTTCCGTCCGGGAATCAAGGTCTATAATTCCACTTTCATCAACAATTACTGCAATAGGATGGGAGGTGCCACAACCCTTCACAGCGATGGGGAGATAATGAACTGCACATTCATCAACAACAGCGCAGGGGAATATGGCGGAGCAATCTCAACAGGGCTTATGGCTGATAATATCAGCGTAAACATTACAGGATGTACTTTTATAAATAACTATGCCCCTATGGGCGGAGCGATTCTGATAAAAGGAAATAATGTAAAGGTAACTAATTCTACATTTAAAGAAAACAAGGCAAGAGAAAATGACGGTGGAGCAGTTTACATTCTAGGTAACGATGCTTTGATATTGAATTCCACATTCCAGAGCAATTATGCAAAGAATGTGGGAGCAGGGATTCTAATCAACGGTTCATATGTGACTGTCTTGAATTCCAGCTTCGCAAGAAACAATGCAAGCTATGGTGCTGGAATCTATGTTATAGGTTCAAATGCAAATCTTTTCAGCTCAAACTTCACTAACCACAATGTCAAGAACGGCTCTGTCTATATAAAGGGTATAGGCGCTTATGTTTATAACTGTAATTTTGCAAGCAACACTGGAGAAAACGGAGCTGCATTATATATTGAAGGCTCAAACACAACATTGATTTTAAGCAATTTCACAAATAACAATGTTACAAAGGACGGAGGGGCAATCTATGTTGTAGGCTCAAATGCCAAGCTAATGGCTTCAAATTTCCTATACAACAATGCGATTCCAAGCGAATCAGACATTAAAAGCGGCCTTGGAGGCGCTGTATACATTAAGGGAAACAGCAATACAATCGATTCCTCAAGCTTCAAGTACAATACAGCACGTAACGGATCTGCAATATATACCGACGGAAAAAACATGAACCTTTCAAATGACAATTTTGACAGGAATCAGGCATGGTCATATGTATTGGATTCTGTGATAAAACCAAGCAGCAGTTATTTTAACAGAAGCGATATTTTAATTAATTTAACTTTGATAGGTGGCAATAATATTGCTAATGCAATTTATAATACTGCTTCAGTGAATGATATTTACTTTTATAATGTAAGCTATATATCCTCAAAGGGTAAAAAAGTAACTACTTCAAATGAAATACATCCGGTAAATGGTGCATCAAACAGCCAAAACGGTGCATTGCTATACCAGGATGACCGTGAAGACAATCAATTGGTAAATGTTATTGTGTATAAGGATCCTAATAGCAAATCTACTTCCTTATCTGCAATAAACAAAAACGACATAATCCTAAACAAGACATTCACAACAGGAATTCTTGGAAACGTGTCCTTGAATCTCAGCTCATCTGTGGGCAAGGCAATAGCTCCAGGAAACTATCTTCTATATGCAAAGCACACTGAAGATGACTATTACAAGGAAATAGATGAGGACAATCAGTTTGAGATTCTCCCTCTTGTGGATGTGGCTGTAGACATTGTCTCCAGCAAGGATATAGTGGAATATAACAGAACAAACAAGTTCACAGTCAAGGTTATAAACAATGGTCCAAACAATGCTACAGACGTTCAGGTAAGTGCTGTGCTTCCTAAAGGACTGATACTCGTTTCTTCAAGTCCATCTGTTGGCACTTACAATTCTAGCACTGGAATCTGGACCATTGGCAACTTAAATAGCGGAGTTAACCAGACCTTAGCCATAAACACAAGGGCTAACACTACAGGTGCAGTAAATTATCCGGTTAGCGTATCCTCCTATGAAAAGGACACAAACGAAGCTAACAATAAGGATAACCAATCAATAAAGATACCTGAATGTGACTTGCTCATTGACATTGCCTCATCTAATCACAGCCCTAAATATAGCGATATTGTAAACTGGACAGTCACCGTTAAAAACAACGGTCCGGATGATGCAAGCAAAGTTGTAGTTTCCTTAGGCAATCTCTCTGGAAACGAATTGATATATCAAAAGTCCACAAATGCCAATTTCAATATAAGCACTCAGACATTGGAGCTTTCCAAATTGGCTAGTGGATCAAACGTAAGCTTTGTAATAACTACCAAGGTAAACGCTTCCAATAAGAAGATTACAGTAAATTCCTCAGTAAGCTCAGATACATTTGAATATAACCTAAACAACAATCAGGACAACGATTATGTCAATGTGGCCCCATTATGTGATGTTGGAATAACTGTAAAGGTCTCTAACAGGACTGCAAACAGAAATGACCTTGTCAAATGGACAATAACAGTTAAAAACTACGGTCCTGATAAGGCAAGCAATGTAAATGTTGCACTCAGTGACCTAGCAAGCTTAGGATTAGGCCTTGTTAACAAGTCAGACGCCAATTACGCTTCAAACGAATGGAATGTAGGGGACCTTAACAAGGATGCCTCTAAGGAATTGGTGATTAGCACTAAGGTAAACACTGAAAATAAGAACATTGTCCTTAAGGGAACTGTAAATACAAGCACTTATGAGACAAATAAGGCTAATAATCTTGCAAATGACACATTATCTGTCAATCCTTATTGTGATGTCTTGATTGAAGTGACTGCATCAGATAACAGTGCTAACAAGAATGATGTCATTACTTGGACTGTCAATGTTAAAAACAACGGCCCAAATCAGGCTAAGGATGTTAAGGTCTCATTGACCAATATGGAAAAATTAGGCTTAATAGTCCAAAACAGGTCATTCACCTTTAAGGATATTGCCGTATTGGAGAATTCCACATTCAACTTCAACAAGTCAAGCAATATATGGTCCATCGGAAGCATGGCCTCCGGAGACATCTCAAGCATGACTGTAAAGACCAAGGTCAACTGTTCAGATAAGGTCTTATCAGTTGAGGGAAATGTATCAACAAGCACTTATGAGCTTAATAAAGCCAATAACCATGATGATGACCTCTTGACTGTAGAGGAATTATGTGATTTGGCTGTTGAAGTGAACGCTTCAAAGAAGACTGCAAATAAGGGCGATATTGTAAACTGGACAATAAAAATAAAAAACAATGGTCCGGACACCGCTTCTGATGTCTTCTTGACAGTATCTGATTTGGAATCTTTAGGAATGGTCTTTGTAAATTCATCAAGCAAAGATTTTGACAGCGAATCATTCGCTTGGGAGATTGGAGAGCTTGCAAGCGGAAAGGGACTGACTCTCATATTGGCCACTCAAGTGGACACCTCTGATGAGACCATAATGGTTGAAGCTGATGTGGATACAAGCACATATGAATTGAACAAGGCAAACAATGCTGATAATGATTCATTAAATGTCAATCCATGCTGTGATATTGTCATAGACATATCAGTCTCTGATTCTCCTGTAAACAAGGAAGATATTGTCAATTGGACTATTGTGGTAACTAATGATGGTCCTGACGATGCAAAGGCTGTTGTGGTCAATCTAACTGACTTGGAACCTTTAGCCCTAATCATAATGAATGTTTCCGAGAGTTCTTATGATAATGGCCAATGGACAATAGGCGATTTGCCTGATGGAGAAAGTCAAAGCCTTATTATTACAACAAAGGCAAACTGTTCCAATGACACTATAAAACTTGATGGAATTGTCGATACAAGCACCTTTGAGCTAGATAAGAGCAATAACCATAATGATGATATTTTAGAGATTGATCCTTTATGTGACTTATCAATTGAAATATCAGTATCTGATTCTCCTGTAAACAATGGGGACATTGTAAATTGGACTATTGTAGTTGCCAATGACGGCCCAGATGGTGCCAGCGATGTGATTGTCAGTTTATCTGATTTGGAATCATTGAACTTGGAAATATTAAACGTTTCAGAGGATAATTTCAATCCTGAAACTTATGAATGGATAATAGGTGATTTAGATAATAATGAAAATGCTAGCTTAATAATTTCCGCAAAAGTAAATACTTCAGACGATATATTGGATGTTGAGTCTACAGTTGACAGCAAGACTTTTGAATTGAATAAGGATAATAACTATGACAATGAAAGCCTTATTGTAAATCCTTTATGCGATCTTATCATAGATATATCTGTGTCCGATTCTCCAGTTAATACAGAAGATCTTGTCGATTGGACAATAACAGTAACTAATGACGGTCCAGATATGGCTGAAAACGTTAAAGTCTATTTGAATGACTTAGATGCTTTAAACTTAATTTTAGTTAATGCTTCCGAGGATTCATTTGATGGGGACGCCTATCAATGGATCATTGGCAATCTGGACAATGGCGATGCTGTTGAATTGCTCATTACAACAAGGGTTAACGCTTCCAATAAGACAATAGAAGTTGAATCAGCTGTTTTAAGCGACACCTTTGAATTGAATAAGGAAAATAACTATGATAATGATACAGTCACAGTAAATCCTTTATGCGATTTGATTGTAGTTGTTGATGTGTCAAATTCAACAATAAATAAGGATGAGGTAGTCAATTGGACAATAACTGTCACTAATGATGGCCCTGACACTGCAGAGAATGTAATCTTAGACTTAAGCGACCTTGAGGATTTAGGATTGATAGTCTTGAATGTATCTGATGATTCCTATAATCCAGAATCCGGTAAATGGATTATAGGGGATTTGGCTCCAGGAGAGACTGTTGATTTAATAGTCACAACTCAAGCAAATGTGTCCAATGCATCTTTGCCTGTAGAGGCCATAGTACAAGGCGATACTTATGAGCTTAATAAGGACAACAACCATGACGATAAGCTATTGGATGTCAATCCTTTATGCGATTTGGTAATTGAGATAACTGTATCCAACAGCTCTGTAAACAAGGGAGGCACTGTTGAATGGACCATAGTTGTTTATAATGACGGTCCAGATGATGCATCTGATGTTATAGTCACTTTAGATGACTTGAAGACCTTAGGACTAATCCTTTCCAATGTGACTTATGGAACAACAAGCATGGACATCTCATATGACGGTTCTAGATTGTTTGTTAAGGACATTTCTTCAGAAGATTCTGAAAATTCTGATTCCATAGATGAAAGTGATAGTTCATCCCCTAATATGCTTAAAGCAAGCTCTAAATTAGATGGTGTTGGTTCTGATTTAGATAATGGGGAATTAAAATCACTCAAATCTGGCTCTTATTTAAGTGATGATTCATCTAATGATTCAGATAAAGCTTCAAACACATTCGATGAAGAAACTAACTTATGGTACATTGGAGATTTAGCCAAAGGAAACAGTATTTCTTTGAAATTATTGACAGAGGTTAATAGGTCAAATGATAATATAACTCTTCCTTCAAATGTGGATACAAGCACTTATGAAGTCGTTAAATCCAATAACTTTGACAGCGCTATTGTAGAAGTTCTTCCATTAGCTGATAATGGAGATAATGAATCTGTAAATAGTTCTGATTCTAATGGTGATAATCCTTTAGATGGTGATGGAAACAGTACATCTGATGGTTCTAATCCTGATGGTGATAATTCTTCAGATGGTGATGGAAACAGTACATCTGATGGTTCTGATCCTAATGGTGGAAATGGTGATGAACCTTTAGATGGTGATGGAAACAATAGTTCTAATGGTTCTGGTAATCCTGATGGTTCTGATTCTAATGGTGATAATCCTTTAGATGGTGATGGAAACAGTACATCTGACGGTTCCGATAATTCCGATGGTGATAATAAGTCTGGTGATAATTCCGGAAATCCTGATGGTTCTGATTCTAATGGTGATAATCCTTTAGATGGTGATGGAAACAGTACATCTGACGGTTCTGGTAATCCTGATGGTTCTGGTTCTTCTGATGGTGATAATTCTGGCAATTCTGATGCTGGTGAAAAGTCTGATGATGGTTCCAGTGATACTGATGGCTCTGGAAATACCGATGGCAATGGCTCTTTGGATGAAGATGGCGATAATGACTCAGGCAGCGGTTCTGGTAATTATGGCAGTGACCTTTATGATATGTACCCTTGGGATGATTATATGGATAATAAAACCAATGACGGATCCAATAAAAACAACCAGGGGGATAATAATTCCCATGCAGGCAAAAAGGTCAAAAATCCAACTAAAAAGAACCTTAGCAATCACGTCCAAGCTAAACAACAAAAAGGAGTTCCAATGAAAAATACTGGACATCCATTGGCATTATTGGTTTTAACCATTTTTGCTTTGTTTACATTAAGCTATAGAAAATTTAAATTTTAG
- a CDS encoding (Fe-S)-binding protein, whose amino-acid sequence MLLYFRGCTAREKLDSISEATQSLLKLFNIEYEILDNEQCCGSVLLRTGFKEDGIEQMNKTYSDIKGKTILTSCAGCYKTLKEDYKTYLDADLEVIHISQLLNELINENSINKLDKDLLITYHDPCHLGRHAGEYEAPRSVIKTFSNLTEMKNIKEKSRCCGSGGGVKSAYGDLSNSIAKLRIAEANETGADLLVSACPFCKLNLSQNSDDLEVLDLSEFVLKMLKESDLDLSNLKMLEEDNLELSKNKKME is encoded by the coding sequence ATGTTATTATATTTTAGAGGATGTACTGCACGAGAGAAGTTAGATTCAATAAGTGAAGCCACTCAAAGCTTATTAAAACTCTTTAACATTGAATATGAAATCTTAGACAACGAACAGTGCTGTGGGTCTGTTTTGCTTAGAACTGGCTTTAAGGAAGATGGAATCGAACAGATGAATAAAACCTACTCAGACATTAAAGGAAAGACCATTTTAACTTCCTGTGCAGGATGCTATAAAACTCTTAAGGAAGATTATAAGACTTATCTGGATGCAGATTTAGAAGTAATTCATATTTCCCAACTTTTAAATGAATTGATTAATGAAAATAGCATCAATAAGTTAGATAAAGACTTATTAATCACTTATCATGATCCTTGTCACTTAGGAAGACATGCGGGGGAATATGAAGCTCCACGTTCAGTTATTAAGACTTTTTCCAATCTGACTGAAATGAAGAATATTAAAGAAAAGTCAAGATGCTGTGGCTCTGGAGGTGGAGTTAAGTCTGCTTATGGCGATTTGTCTAATTCCATAGCCAAATTAAGAATTGCAGAAGCAAATGAAACTGGTGCAGACTTATTGGTTTCAGCATGTCCATTCTGCAAATTAAATCTAAGTCAAAACTCTGATGATTTGGAAGTTTTAGACCTGTCTGAATTTGTTTTAAAAATGCTTAAAGAAAGTGATTTGGACTTATCCAATTTAAAAATGCTTGAAGAAGATAATTTGGAGTTATCTAAAAATAAGAAGATGGAATAA
- a CDS encoding LUD domain-containing protein gives MKEEEIESMRKIFSQLKDKIEPLSQSPAIQALQKRVMEIRKEAIKNNSQLLETVQNSFKENDIDCFLASNDIEAQKIILDLINEEIESNPNIDSNDVYICKSKSNTLREIGFLELMEENNYNVIETDLGDRILQLKKEDNDPVHPTGPASHLTVSDIADIVNQSMDLNLNPVPKEIMEAVRSDVLNLMHKSYIGISGSNSIAAEDGAILMVHNEGNISFVQSKKLHIIVAGIDKLVPHLEDSVSIAKLETAYATGKPLTSYMNIVSGPSKTADIEKKLLKNMYGAERVAVILLDNGRSKAIDECLWCIGCGNCIVSCPVYNIIGNKFGYSSYLGGRGIALSRYLKDNEVSVDSGLYMCTLCGMCTENCPVLTPTYEIIENLRCDSQKEGLFRNQHKSIRDNIKNKGSPY, from the coding sequence ATGAAAGAAGAAGAAATAGAATCAATGAGAAAAATATTCTCCCAGCTTAAAGACAAAATCGAACCTCTTTCACAGTCTCCTGCAATACAAGCTCTTCAAAAGAGGGTCATGGAAATTAGAAAAGAAGCCATAAAAAACAACAGTCAGCTTTTAGAAACAGTTCAAAATAGCTTTAAGGAAAACGACATCGACTGCTTTTTAGCAAGCAATGATATAGAGGCTCAAAAAATCATTTTAGACCTAATCAATGAAGAGATAGAATCTAACCCCAATATAGACAGCAATGATGTATACATATGCAAATCCAAATCCAACACCCTTAGGGAGATAGGATTTCTGGAACTTATGGAAGAAAACAACTACAATGTCATTGAAACAGATTTGGGAGACCGCATACTTCAATTGAAAAAGGAAGATAACGATCCGGTCCATCCCACAGGACCTGCATCACACCTTACAGTATCAGACATTGCAGATATCGTCAACCAATCAATGGACTTGAATCTAAATCCTGTTCCAAAGGAAATAATGGAAGCCGTTAGGTCTGATGTATTGAATCTCATGCATAAGTCTTATATTGGCATAAGCGGCTCAAACTCAATAGCTGCAGAGGACGGTGCAATTCTGATGGTTCACAATGAAGGAAACATCAGCTTTGTCCAATCAAAGAAGCTCCATATAATTGTAGCTGGAATAGATAAGCTGGTCCCACATCTTGAGGATTCAGTTTCAATTGCAAAGCTGGAGACTGCATATGCCACAGGAAAGCCTTTAACCTCTTATATGAATATAGTTTCAGGCCCTTCAAAGACAGCAGACATTGAAAAGAAGCTTTTAAAGAATATGTATGGTGCTGAAAGGGTTGCTGTTATCCTTCTTGACAATGGAAGGTCAAAGGCAATTGATGAATGCCTATGGTGCATTGGCTGCGGCAATTGCATTGTAAGCTGTCCGGTATACAATATAATTGGAAACAAATTTGGCTATTCCAGTTATTTGGGAGGAAGAGGAATTGCCTTAAGCCGATATCTTAAGGATAATGAGGTAAGCGTTGATTCTGGATTGTATATGTGCACCTTATGTGGAATGTGCACTGAAAACTGTCCGGTTCTCACTCCAACTTATGAAATCATTGAAAACTTACGTTGCGATAGCCAAAAAGAAGGCCTCTTTCGCAATCAGCACAAATCTATTAGGGACAATATTAAAAATAAGGGTTCTCCTTATTAA